A single region of the Acidobacteriota bacterium genome encodes:
- a CDS encoding RCC1 repeat-containing protein, which translates to MSGIRVASVGLLFAVLASWCAGDVRAQGQAFGWGEDHYGQLGEAVLSRPTLEAVEGLSGVQDVSAGQNYGAALLTDGTVWAWGDNSCGQVSPGDYRSRAVPRPVPGVPQASGLACGPIHVLALAVDGTVWAWGANWWGGLGDGTVDWRNDIVKCLGLSGVTAVAAGYGSSYALKSDGTVWSWGYNGNGQLGDGTTVDRWTPAPVPGLSGVVAIAAGLNHVLALKSDGTIWAWGHNEYGQLGDGTTTNRSTPVQVAAFTGGTGLAAGDNHSLALKSDGTVWSWGDGNNGQLGLGYSAYQTSLATQIPGLSGCASVWAGGNRSFVRKSDASWVGFGSNPFGELGIGPTGGEYFPLPLAPFTGAARVASGSDFTLLLGAGGTVQTVGRDFQGQCASGRELAPAWPVTVTGISDAVKVSGGDYFSLFLRNGGTVWTCGYGGSGSLGNGAWENHGTPVQVSGLTSAASV; encoded by the coding sequence ATGTCAGGCATTCGTGTTGCTTCGGTCGGGCTCCTCTTTGCGGTTCTGGCGTCGTGGTGCGCGGGGGATGTCCGCGCCCAGGGCCAGGCCTTCGGATGGGGAGAGGATCATTACGGTCAGCTCGGCGAGGCGGTGCTGTCGCGACCGACCCTGGAGGCGGTAGAGGGCCTTTCGGGCGTCCAGGACGTGTCCGCGGGTCAGAATTATGGAGCGGCCCTTCTCACCGACGGGACCGTATGGGCCTGGGGGGACAACAGCTGTGGTCAGGTCTCGCCCGGAGACTATCGCAGCCGAGCCGTTCCCCGTCCCGTGCCCGGGGTGCCCCAGGCGTCTGGATTGGCCTGTGGACCGATCCACGTCCTGGCCCTGGCCGTCGATGGGACCGTATGGGCCTGGGGAGCCAATTGGTGGGGCGGGCTCGGGGACGGCACGGTGGATTGGAGAAACGATATCGTGAAGTGCCTCGGCCTCTCCGGTGTGACCGCCGTGGCCGCCGGGTATGGATCCAGCTATGCGCTCAAGAGCGACGGAACGGTCTGGTCGTGGGGGTACAACGGCAACGGCCAGCTTGGGGACGGAACCACCGTCGATCGGTGGACCCCCGCCCCCGTGCCCGGGCTCTCGGGCGTCGTCGCCATCGCCGCCGGACTGAACCACGTTTTGGCCTTGAAGTCGGACGGTACGATCTGGGCCTGGGGTCACAACGAGTACGGCCAACTGGGAGACGGGACCACCACCAACCGATCGACTCCCGTCCAAGTGGCGGCCTTCACCGGAGGAACCGGCCTGGCCGCGGGAGACAACCACAGCCTGGCCCTCAAGTCCGACGGGACCGTCTGGTCCTGGGGAGACGGCAACAACGGGCAATTGGGCCTCGGGTATTCGGCGTACCAAACCTCCTTGGCCACGCAAATTCCCGGGCTTTCCGGCTGCGCATCGGTGTGGGCGGGCGGGAATCGGAGTTTCGTGCGGAAAAGCGACGCCTCCTGGGTGGGATTCGGGTCCAACCCCTTCGGCGAGTTGGGCATCGGTCCGACGGGAGGGGAGTATTTTCCCCTCCCGCTGGCGCCTTTCACTGGGGCGGCTCGAGTGGCCTCGGGTTCGGACTTCACCCTCCTTCTGGGGGCAGGGGGGACGGTTCAGACCGTTGGCCGCGACTTCCAGGGCCAGTGCGCCTCGGGCCGGGAGTTGGCGCCCGCCTGGCCGGTGACGGTGACCGGGATCTCCGACGCGGTGAAGGTGAGCGGGGGCGACTACTTCAGCCTTTTCCTTCGGAACGGGGGGACGGTGTGGACCTGCGGATACGGAGGGAGCGGCTCCCTGGGGAACGGCGCCTGGGAGAACCACGGCACGCCGGTGCAAGTCTCCGGCCTGACCTCCGCGGCGTCGGTG